The Rubrobacter naiadicus genome has a segment encoding these proteins:
- a CDS encoding CoA-transferase subunit beta, which produces MRSHQEEKSSRMDYAADEMMSIAAARELRDGVLCFVGIGLPSEAANLARKTHAPNCMLIYESGTIGAKPEVLPLSIGDGELAEHADSVVTVPEIFNYWLQGGRIDVGFLGAAQIDRYANINTTVIGDYQKPKVRLPGAGGAPEIAASAKEVIIILRHKRRAFVENLDFLTSVGHYKGGKSREGLGYTGAGPTMVITDLGILRPREESRELELVAVHPGVEVDQVREQTGWDLAVSDDLKTTAPPTEEELGVLRELRRKTEAARKEGAG; this is translated from the coding sequence ATGAGAAGCCATCAGGAAGAAAAGTCCTCCCGGATGGACTACGCGGCGGACGAGATGATGTCCATCGCCGCCGCGAGGGAGCTCAGAGATGGGGTGCTGTGCTTCGTCGGGATAGGGCTGCCCTCCGAGGCCGCGAACCTGGCCAGGAAGACCCACGCCCCCAACTGCATGCTCATCTACGAGTCCGGGACCATAGGGGCAAAACCCGAGGTGTTGCCGCTCAGCATAGGAGACGGGGAACTCGCCGAGCACGCGGACTCGGTGGTCACGGTGCCGGAGATCTTCAACTACTGGCTGCAGGGCGGTCGCATAGACGTGGGGTTCCTGGGCGCGGCCCAGATAGACCGCTACGCCAACATAAACACCACCGTCATAGGCGACTACCAGAAGCCCAAAGTGAGGCTGCCCGGGGCCGGGGGCGCACCCGAGATAGCCGCCTCGGCGAAAGAGGTGATCATAATCCTGAGGCACAAGAGGCGCGCCTTCGTCGAGAACCTGGACTTCCTCACCTCCGTCGGGCACTACAAGGGCGGGAAGTCCAGAGAAGGGCTCGGCTACACCGGGGCGGGCCCCACCATGGTCATAACCGACCTCGGCATCCTGAGGCCCCGGGAGGAGAGCAGAGAGCTCGAGCTCGTCGCCGTCCACCCCGGGGTGGAGGTCGATCAGGTGAGAGAGCAGACCGGCTGGGATCTCGCCGTCTCCGACGACCTGAAGACCACCGCTCCTCCCACCGAAGAGGAGCTTGGGGTCCTGCGCGAGCTCAGGAGGAAGACCGAGGCGGCGAGGAAAGAAGGAGCGGGATGA
- a CDS encoding CoA transferase subunit A: MAGASEKIMDLKEAVSSLISDGDSVALEGFTHLIPFAAAHEIIRQGKIDLTLIRMTPDLVYDQMIGMGCARKLIFSWGGNPGVGSLHRFRDAVENGWPRPLEIEEHSHAGMANRYVAGASRLPFAVLRGYKGTDLSRVTETIAPIECPFTGEELVAVPAINPDVAVIHAQQSDRKGNVALWGIVGIQKEAALSAESVIVTVEEVVDEIEPHHFQTVIPHVAVDAVCVVPRGAYPSYAHGYYDRDNTFYEAWDGISRDRETFMEWMERHVMGVEDYASHLKSIEKEGIVSR; this comes from the coding sequence ATGGCTGGTGCATCGGAGAAGATCATGGACCTCAAAGAAGCGGTCTCGTCCCTGATCTCGGACGGGGACTCGGTCGCGCTGGAGGGGTTCACGCACCTGATCCCCTTCGCCGCCGCCCACGAGATCATCCGCCAGGGGAAGATAGACCTCACCCTGATCAGGATGACCCCGGACCTCGTTTACGACCAGATGATCGGGATGGGGTGTGCGAGGAAGCTCATCTTCAGCTGGGGCGGCAACCCCGGGGTGGGCTCGCTGCACCGCTTCCGGGACGCGGTGGAGAACGGCTGGCCCCGCCCCCTGGAGATAGAGGAGCACTCCCACGCGGGGATGGCGAACCGCTACGTGGCCGGCGCCTCCCGCCTTCCCTTCGCCGTTCTGCGGGGCTACAAGGGTACGGACCTCTCCCGGGTCACCGAGACGATAGCCCCCATAGAGTGTCCGTTCACCGGGGAAGAGCTCGTGGCGGTGCCGGCCATAAACCCGGACGTCGCGGTGATCCACGCCCAGCAGTCGGATAGAAAGGGCAACGTGGCCCTCTGGGGGATAGTCGGCATCCAGAAGGAGGCCGCGCTCTCGGCGGAGAGTGTGATCGTCACGGTGGAGGAGGTCGTCGATGAGATAGAGCCGCATCACTTCCAGACGGTGATCCCGCACGTTGCCGTAGACGCGGTGTGCGTGGTCCCGAGGGGGGCCTACCCATCCTACGCCCACGGCTACTACGACCGCGACAACACCTTCTACGAGGCGTGGGACGGGATAAGCCGTGACAGGGAGACCTTCATGGAGTGGATGGAACGCCACGTGATGGGGGTCGAAGACTACGCCTCCCACCTGAAGAGCATAGAAAAGGAGGGGATCGTCTCCCGATGA
- a CDS encoding cysteine hydrolase family protein, whose amino-acid sequence MSRGVKSSIGSGGLDWTVRPGSSALLVIDMQNDFVREGGVMEVPLARKCLPNIRRLLEAARGSGIPVVFASDANGGLDEPSHAATLESISRAFGRVASTREILQEIEAAVG is encoded by the coding sequence TTGAGCCGTGGCGTGAAGAGCTCTATCGGGAGCGGGGGGCTAGACTGGACCGTGCGTCCGGGAAGCTCCGCCTTGCTCGTGATCGACATGCAGAACGACTTCGTGCGCGAGGGGGGCGTGATGGAGGTCCCCCTCGCCAGGAAGTGCCTGCCGAACATCCGCCGGCTCTTAGAGGCCGCGCGCGGCTCGGGCATCCCGGTCGTCTTCGCGAGCGACGCCAACGGAGGGCTGGACGAGCCCTCGCACGCCGCGACGCTCGAGAGCATCTCGCGCGCGTTCGGCCGGGTGGCCTCGACCCGGGAGATACTGCAGGAGATCGAAGCAGCGGTGGGCTGA
- a CDS encoding MFS transporter, protein MTEEHRQRRTFFRYENAVVLMMFFVFGFVFMERLSVVYLFPFIAPDLKLNNAEIGLIVSVLSICWAISGFVFGSVSDLIGSRKKVLLPITLAFSLFSFLSGLARSFIMLIVVRGLMGVSEGPVLPIAQASVMADSSEERRGFNLGFVQSSTGLIGATLTPIIVTAIAVHYSWHYAFYLVGVPGLVMFFVLLKYMREPARTAGVEEHGRIRRSDFGMVFRNRNVWFCVLISAFFMTWLFAFTSFAPTFLTEGAHYSPTDMGLIMGAVGFGTFVWGFVGPAISDRVGRKPTLIAFAFITTLSPICLALIHASVEKMMVIGFLTALGQGAFPIFMAIIPGESLPAAYVATAVGLTQLIGELVGGTVAPTVAGVAADHFGIAAPLWIAAGGSFVCALLAFGIKETAPVRVGRREVSAGKVVH, encoded by the coding sequence GTGACGGAGGAGCACCGTCAGAGAAGAACGTTCTTCCGCTACGAGAACGCGGTAGTTTTGATGATGTTCTTCGTCTTCGGTTTCGTTTTTATGGAGCGTCTGAGCGTGGTCTACCTTTTCCCGTTCATCGCTCCGGATCTCAAGCTCAACAACGCCGAGATAGGCCTCATCGTCTCGGTCCTCTCGATCTGCTGGGCCATCTCAGGGTTCGTTTTTGGGTCTGTCTCGGATCTCATCGGCTCGAGGAAGAAGGTGCTTTTGCCGATCACGCTGGCGTTTTCGCTGTTCTCGTTCCTCTCGGGTCTCGCCAGGAGCTTCATCATGCTGATCGTGGTGAGAGGGCTCATGGGCGTCTCCGAGGGGCCAGTGCTGCCGATAGCGCAGGCCAGCGTGATGGCGGATTCTTCCGAGGAGAGGCGCGGTTTCAATTTGGGCTTCGTGCAGAGCTCCACGGGGCTCATCGGCGCCACCCTCACGCCGATAATAGTCACGGCCATCGCCGTGCACTACTCCTGGCACTACGCGTTCTACCTGGTCGGAGTGCCGGGGCTGGTTATGTTCTTCGTCCTCTTGAAGTATATGCGCGAGCCCGCGAGGACGGCCGGAGTGGAGGAGCACGGCCGCATCCGAAGGAGCGACTTCGGGATGGTCTTCAGAAACCGCAACGTGTGGTTCTGCGTTCTCATCTCGGCGTTCTTCATGACCTGGCTTTTCGCCTTCACCAGCTTCGCGCCGACGTTTCTCACCGAAGGGGCGCACTACTCCCCGACGGACATGGGGCTCATCATGGGGGCCGTGGGCTTCGGGACTTTCGTCTGGGGTTTCGTGGGACCTGCTATCTCCGACCGGGTGGGCCGGAAGCCCACGCTCATAGCCTTCGCCTTCATAACCACGCTCTCGCCCATATGCCTGGCGCTGATACACGCCTCGGTGGAGAAGATGATGGTGATAGGCTTCCTGACGGCCCTCGGGCAGGGGGCGTTTCCCATCTTCATGGCGATAATCCCCGGTGAGTCGCTGCCCGCGGCCTACGTGGCGACGGCGGTGGGGCTCACCCAGCTGATAGGCGAGCTCGTGGGCGGGACGGTGGCGCCGACGGTGGCCGGTGTGGCGGCGGACCACTTCGGGATAGCCGCTCCTTTGTGGATAGCTGCGGGTGGTTCTTTCGTGTGTGCGCTTCTGGCCTTCGGGATAAAGGAGACCGCGCCGGTGCGGGTCGGGCGCCGGGAGGTCTCCGCCGGGAAGGTTGTGCATTGA
- the pobA gene encoding 4-hydroxybenzoate 3-monooxygenase, whose product MRTQVGIVGGGPAGLLLSHLLHLQGIESVVLERRSRRTLETEIRAGVLEQGTADLLERTGLGERMRREGSVHRGINLQFGGRRERVDFEDLVGRSITIYGQHEVVKDLIKARLEAGGEVYFEAPAVSISDLESENPKVRFEKDGEQEELVCDFVVGADGFHGVSRRSVPEGALREYERFYPFGWFGILVEAPPSTEELIYTNHERGFALISTRSPRIQRMYFQCDPHEDPDAWSEERIWEEMQARVALDGWRLVEGPIIEKGVVAMRSYVAEPMRHGRLFLAGDAAHIVPPTGAKGMNLAASDVRVLARALGEYYARGSEELIERYSEVCLRRVWKASRFSWWMTSMLHRFPGDDPFQIRLQLAELDYVTGSRAASESLAENYTGLPFDPEFEEVLGGEKYLSEPHGSGR is encoded by the coding sequence ATACGCACTCAGGTAGGCATAGTAGGTGGAGGACCGGCGGGGCTTCTGCTCTCGCACCTCCTGCACCTGCAGGGGATCGAATCGGTGGTTCTCGAGCGCCGCAGCCGCAGGACGCTCGAGACCGAGATCCGGGCCGGCGTGCTCGAGCAGGGGACGGCGGACCTTCTGGAGAGGACCGGCCTCGGAGAACGCATGCGCCGGGAGGGTTCCGTCCACCGCGGGATAAACCTCCAGTTCGGAGGCCGCAGGGAGAGGGTGGACTTCGAGGATCTCGTCGGGAGATCCATCACCATCTACGGCCAGCACGAGGTGGTCAAAGACCTGATAAAAGCCCGGCTCGAGGCGGGTGGGGAGGTTTACTTCGAGGCCCCTGCCGTCTCGATCTCTGACCTCGAGAGCGAGAATCCGAAGGTCCGCTTCGAGAAGGATGGGGAGCAGGAAGAGCTCGTCTGCGACTTCGTGGTCGGGGCGGACGGCTTCCACGGGGTGAGCCGACGTTCGGTTCCGGAGGGAGCTCTGCGCGAATACGAGAGGTTCTATCCCTTCGGGTGGTTCGGGATACTCGTCGAGGCTCCGCCCTCGACGGAGGAGCTCATCTACACCAACCACGAGCGCGGCTTCGCGCTCATAAGCACCCGCTCGCCGCGGATACAGCGGATGTACTTCCAGTGCGACCCTCACGAGGACCCGGATGCGTGGAGCGAGGAGAGGATCTGGGAGGAGATGCAGGCGCGGGTCGCGCTCGACGGCTGGCGGCTGGTGGAGGGCCCGATCATCGAGAAGGGAGTCGTGGCGATGCGCAGCTACGTCGCCGAGCCGATGCGCCACGGCAGGCTCTTTCTCGCCGGAGACGCCGCGCACATCGTACCGCCCACCGGGGCCAAGGGGATGAACCTGGCCGCCTCCGACGTACGCGTGCTCGCGCGGGCCTTGGGCGAGTATTACGCCCGCGGCAGCGAGGAGCTCATCGAGCGCTACTCGGAGGTCTGCCTGCGGCGGGTATGGAAGGCGAGCCGCTTCTCGTGGTGGATGACCTCGATGCTGCACCGCTTCCCCGGGGACGATCCCTTCCAGATCAGACTGCAGCTCGCCGAGCTCGACTACGTCACGGGCTCCCGGGCCGCCTCCGAGAGCCTCGCCGAGAACTACACCGGGTTGCCCTTCGACCCGGAGTTCGAGGAGGTGCTCGGTGGGGAGAAGTACCTTTCGGAGCCGCATGGAAGCGGCAGGTAG